Part of the Oncorhynchus mykiss isolate Arlee chromosome 23, USDA_OmykA_1.1, whole genome shotgun sequence genome is shown below.
tctccctccctgccatgGTGACATAGCACCCATACTGCCACATAAACACTTATCTTGGGGCTGCTGGTAGTGGGTGTGGGCCCTGTGACTGTAGTACGAGAGAACTTTATCAGTCTTATCTCCTGCTGCTGAATGGGGCCAGGGACAGGCAACCATGCTGCTACTCCAACTGCTACTCCCCTCTCACGCTCTGACGACTGTTGGAGATGTTTGCCACTGTGTGCCCATAGCAATGGCTTCTCATTGACATGAATTGCCATTCAAACCTGATTCCTGCACTAATCTGATCCGATGTACTTTCCTATGTATCTGTGTGAAATCATGCTTAGTGCTGATGAGCACCTCATCATGATAGCGACAGTTCCATTACTTAACCAGTACATATCCCACTGTTGTTGTTAGCTGTATGTACTTTCCAGTttcccaaggtgtgtgtgtgacaattcACACAAACAAACTGGCCTTTTACTATGCCTTTGTCAATAGTCCGTGTTGAATGTAGACTGTGGAAACATACCTCATGTCCTCATCCTATTGTGTTTGTCTGTTTTTCCCCTGGTGGTGTGAGAGGGGTGGTCAGCTGTCAGGTGCCAGATGTCTCTGTGGTACTAGAATTCCCCTGACTGACTGCTGACATCTCTATTTTTGGTCACTGTTTGATATTGTTGGTTTGATATCGGTGTAGGCCGGTTAGGTCTGACTTATGTGTGATTGTGATATGACATATACACACTGTGTGTTTTATAGGTGATGTACGTGGGGCAGCGTGAGGGGGGCCTGGCCGGCAGGTCTCTATGGTCTGTACAACAACTGGGACCAAACGTAAGGAAAACTGGAGGATGGACCAGTCAAAACATTTCCCCAAAATGTATCTTTATTCCTTtgtagacatacagtgccttcagaaagtattcataccccttgactttttccacattttgttacagcctgaattccaaatatatgaaatgtgttttttttcttctcacatatctacacacaataccacataatgacaaagtgaaaaacatatttttttgaaaGTTTAGCAAATTttatgaaaatgaaatacagaaatatcaaatttacgtaagtattcacacccctgaatcaatactttgtaaaagcacctttggcagcgattacagatgtgagtctctaagtgctttccacacctggattgtgcaacatttttcaattattattttcaacattcttcaagctctgtcaaattggctttttcaaccattttcaggtcttgccatagatttaagtcaaaactaactatGTCACTCAGGAACACTTTCTTCCACTAGCTTTGCTGCATTCTCCTGAAGTCATCAGAGTGTGCAGCTGAACACTGTATACTGGAAACACGGTGTAGTTTTAGTTAAAATAACAATCTTTGTTAAACATAAATACCTAACTTGTTTTTGCATGAATTCACGAGACGCAGTtagcttttatttttattttttaaatggtatggttgagagggataaGGCAAAAggaaaataagtctggctgcacaactgattggcaaatgtactgcaaattgagatgtgactaaactgaatataattagaaactacactatgaaacaaagataactGACTAAGAATGATAGTTAACACCAAAGAAATTTggggaaaaaaggcaaactcagctccatcattcaatGAATCAAATGGCTCATTCATTACAAAACTGACTGATATTggcaactactttaatgattttctCATTGGCAAGATTAAGTATGggatgccagcaacaaacgctgacactacacatccaagtatatctgaccaaattatgaaagacaagaattgtcaTTTCAAATTCCatttgttgtctatcaacaatgacaagccactggaGTCTGACAACTTGGGAGGagaattactgaggataatagtggacgatattgccactcctatttgcaatatcttcaatttaagcctactggaaagtgtgtgtcctcaggcctggaaggaagcaagtcattccgctacctaaaaatagtaaagccccctttactggctcaaatagccaaccaattaGCAttttaccaacccttagtaaagttttgagattcttttttttttacttgataCAATGCTATTTGACTTTCAAactttcagcacacttataggtaaggacattcaacaagcacagcacttatacaaattactgatgattggctgataGAAATAGATAatagattgtgggggctgttttgttagactttgcagcttttgacattatcgatcatagtttgctgctggaaaaacatctattatggctttacaccccctactgtggataaagagttacctattatggctttacaccccctactgtggataaagagttacctattatggctttacaccccctactgtggataaagagttacctattatggctttacaccccctactgtggataaagagtttCCTATTATGGTGGAAATTTGCAAGATtgttataatacttttattgcatcaaatggttgttttatgcaacagaatagagtaTTATAACtatcgtgtgtgtgttttactgaggatgggcctctctaaaacctaaagagcattccagagcatgggttgtttctgttctatatggtacaagggagagatgaccccagggccagaccaatttagctagttagcttgcacttgctagctaatttgtcctatttagctagcttgctgttgctcgctactttgtcctgggatataaacattgagttgttattttacctgaaatgcacaaggtcctctactccgccaattaacCCACACATAAAACGGTTAACCAAATTGTTTCTAGCCAGCTCTCTTCCTTCCAAGCTTTTTCTTCTCAACTTTAATATTgcaattggcaactttcataaattaggtgcattactgccactgacctcgttcgtctttcagtcacccatgtggatataaccaatgaggagatggcacgtgggtacctgcttctataaaccagtgtggagatgggagaggcaggacttgcagcgcgatctgcatcacaaatagaactgatttctattttagccctttgcAACACAGACGCTCGTTGGTGCGCGTGAGCAGTGTgagtgcaataattgaataacatgcatgtctacatttattttgcgacgcgaGCGGTGGTCAGCCTGTTAGACAAGCTTTCATGGAAATGTGAaaaggcgatgtttcactttttctaatgttggggtcactctagAATATTAAATTTGAAGTTGAAAAACCATAATTTAGGGGGTTCTTTGCTGTTAAACAGTGGTGGGTCATTTTTGACACAACACaaaaggttaagtgccttgctcaagggcacatcagatTTATTTTTTACTCACCCACCGCTCTTAACTGCTAGACTACCTACCCAGTAATATCTTACCAAGCCATCTTGTGATTTCACCTGACATGCCAAAGATAAAGATGTAAACAAGAGGAAAAAGAGGCTATTAAGTCTGTTCTGCTCATCACTACTGTAATCATATCTCAGAAGCAATATGATTTATTACTTTGATTGCCGTTTCAATGGAGAACAAATGTCTCCCATTTTCTAGCTCAAAACTTGAAAGTTGTTAAGTAATCAAGCCAAGTCTATTTTTGGGTTGATCTTTGGCTAACGTCAGTCATCGGTAATCATGGGAAGACTGCTGCAACTGGTTTCATCTAATCCACAACTCGGTTGCAACAGCAGCAAATATTCTTGGCATCAGCACAATCGACAATGCTGCACTGTGCATTTCTCAAGACTAACAGCCTATGCTTGCAACTTGGTTTGGGCAATAAATGTTCAAATGCAACGAAAGGAGGAAGTCCAACCACAGCACTCAAGGTTCACTTGTTTTTATTAAGAGTTAATTATGGTACAGGTAGCACTCAAGAGAGCATAACACAAATGATCATATGGATAGTTCTACTTTGTGGTACAAAGCATTTGCACAGGCACACCAGATGAACTGAAAAACCAAGTCCTAGTATCAAACACTAGAACCATTCATCGAGCACCATAGACGGATTGGCTGATGTGCGCATCGATGGGTCCGGAAGCCGCACATTATGACTgaatggtcagatagctagcaacaatgacaaagcTGTCgtgtggggaatcgtaggtggctcgtATCTTATTTATACCATTTATTGTTTTGatgtgttttgactgatttcatgtcaaagCAAATATGGCTCAAATTCGCTAACTAACAAATGTAActaagtgctcattgtgcaaatgcatttggttttcaataaacattgttgacaacatgtaaactatatttagtctcaaTCTAAACCAACCCTGTTTGTTTTGACCCATAGTTGCGCACccgtcggttttgttgctaaacaaccaacccgtctatggTGTTTCTCCTCTCCAACTCTCCTTTGCAAAGAGCCATGTACACATTTTGAAGAATCTTTGTTCTAAGCACTATGGTGAGACAGCTAAAGAGGTATTATGCAGAAAGACATACACATCAATGGTCATCAAGTACATGTTCTTTTGGTGGGTACTAAAATTATTACGCGGTAGATGTTTTCTTCATTGGATTCAGCCAATCGAAAGTCGTATCAATGGAAACTCGATATTGGGCACGTTTTCAGCTGGCATCTTTTGTAACATGAAAACACTTGCACAGCAGTGAAAATCTCAAAACACAGGTGATATATAGGAGGCAAGCCGACCGTGTTTTCACAATGTATCCGCTAAATACAATGAAGCAAACTTCAGAACTAAAGAGTTATGTTAGTGCAATAAGGGTAGATGTATTGGCAATGCCTTTAGGTTTAGCTTGTAAGATCAGAAGACATTTACAATGAAAAGAATGGCTTTGCTTACATTACTTGATACTCTTATTTGAGTATGGGGGTTAACCAAATACCCACAAGGCATAGTCACTACAAAGACCAGCCATTCATATTAGTGACATACACTTTACCACATTCCACAAAAACAAGCGTTCCTAAATTATGGTTGATTCAAATCTCTTATTTCTGTCACACCCAAACCTCCTGCCTCACATCATCCTCAAACTAAAGGAAAATAATGTTACATATTCATGTGAGCTGGTCCTTTCGGGACTAGTGATTCTCAGTCACACTGCAGATTCGCTTTAGAGCCCAAGGCTAATCTTGCTAGCATGACAAGGTATTGACAACTCCACTGATTATTGAAGGCAAATTCACTGAATTCCATCAGACCTAAATGCACAGAACAATCAGATAATGGTAGTAGCTCCAGTAACCCCAGTCTACTTCAGACTGGGGTTGGGAGGCATATCTCCATGACAACAAAGGAAAGGAAAATACAAAAAGCCCAGTCCCAGAAGAGAATTGGAAGAAAAGGCAAAGCAAGACATTGTGTGCGAGGATCAGCACACTACTGGATATACTTGTCACATCTGGAAAAGACAGGAAAAGAAAGTCCAATTAATCCAGGAACAAATAATGAACAAAATAATCCCATGTTGGTGTTCAGAGAAATACAACTGACTCTTTCAACATTTCtcaaacttggtcctggggacccTAAGGGGTGCagcttttttgtttttttgccctagcactacacagctgactcaAATAATCATCAAgcgttgattatttgaatcagctttgtAGTGCTACGGCAAAAACCAAAAAGGTGCACCCCTTGGGGACGATTAAGATTCTTACCTGTATAGGGACCCTGTGTAGCCACTTCTCTTTGTCTCCACCGATTTTCATACAGGAAAATAGATCACATACTGTGGAAGGGGCAAGTCGCTCCTGAaatcagaccaaagaacacaGTATGGTCAGTGACCCAGCTTTTGCTTGAGGCTTAAAATGATTCACTGGTTGACAGATTACACACAACAAAAAGTATTACACGAGTTTGTCCTTTCAGTCCATAATCCATAACCTTACCTGAGCATTGGCCCTCTTGCGTAGAAGCCACTTGTCTTCCTCTGGTTCTGTGGTGTGTTGCTCCTTTGTCGTCTCCTGACTCGGTGTGGCAGCGGTGCTACTTTGTGTCTTCTCAGGTAAAACCCAGCACTCTGGCTGCAGTGGTTTGCTTAAAGGACTTCCTGACTTGGGGCCATTGAACTGGGAGCTGTGTTCCTCCATGCTAGCCTTTTCACTCTGGGAGGCTGGTGGAGACAACCAGGCTGAGAGGGATGACATGACTGGGGATGTGGAGCCCATGGTCTTACGAGGCTCGCTAGGGTAGAGCCAGGCCTCCAGGATGGCCTGAACCTTCTGTTCTTGCTCTTGATAGTCGAGGATGGACTGCTTGCTGGGGTTGTTCTTGTCCACAGAGACTCCGTTCTTGTCCCGACCCTCCTTCTTGAGGAGCCAGGCGCAGAGGGCTTCTTTGCCGCagttcttgtcacacacacactgagagtaGCTGGAGCAGGACTCGTTGGCTTTGCAAGACTGCTGTACTGGAATAGCCTGCTGCAGCCAGATCTCCACAGAGCTGGGTGTGTTGGGGGTTtggggtgtggtggtggtgggggtgatggCTGCTGAGGCTGAGAGGGTCTTCAGGCACAAGAGTTTGCCCAGGTTCTCAATCGCCACAGGCTTGGTGTGGGTCGCACAGCATGATCCGCAGTCGGATTTGAGCAGCCACTCGCTGGGGGAGAAGCCCTCCTGGAAAGGTTTGAAGATATGCTTCCACCTGTCAGGTTCAGATGCCTGGCAGCTCTTGCTGGTGGTTTCCTTGGCAACAGTTGCCGGGGTGATGAGCCAGTCGCTCAGTTCATCCGTCTTAGcccgctcttcctccccctcctcgtGGCCCACCTCTTCCCCCAGAGCCATGTCTAACTCAGACTCATCGATTTTCTCAATGGAGAAGGTTGAGCTGCTGCTGGTGCTACAGCTGGTTCTCTCTCTGACGGGAGTCTTCTTTTGTAGCCACATCTCCAGATCATTCAGCTGGCCCCAGGCCTTGAGGAAGTCAAAGGGGACCATGGGGCAAGATGACTGGAGGACAGAGGAAAAAGATAACAGTCCAGATGCTAAAATTAATCTGGGTGTAATCAGCCATGCAACTCAAATTAACTTCAAATGGAATCCAAGTGGGTTTTCATGTGAAATTAGATGTGGTAAATGTAAATTAAAAGTTTGTCCTGTTCCTCGTCGCAGATTTGAGATAGACAAAAGGCCACAAAGTTGTTAATTTCCCATCATCTGCTCTCACCTGAACATCACTGCGGGTGATCAACCAATCCTGTAGGTTCTTACTTGACTGGTATCCAACTGGGGCGGTAGTCTCTGGACGGTTTCCAAGAGGTGCCGACTCCACCCTCTACAAACAAAATGGCATGTCAGTACAGTGTATTTCTGTGTGGGTGGGGACCCCGTGCAAGCAATCCAGAGTCACCACCGCTTTAGATGAAAAAGTGTCATGTGACATCATCAAGGTACAAACCTGTTTCTTAGCTGCGATTGGACAACCCTGCTGAAGCCATTGTCGCTCGCTGGCATTTGAGCTTTGAGAGGAGATATTCAGCACAGGGCCTCCTTCCACGTGCTGGGGAAGTGAAAGGGAAGTCATGAACAACAGTCTATCAATAGTGACAGCGGGAGATGTCAGGGTATTATGTAAGAAGCACTAACACATAACATGGATCAAGGAACTAGGCCACAAGGCAGTCATCTAGGACAGCATTACCAGTAGAATCACTATGCTACCTAAAAACTCCAATCCCCAAGATTCCCCCCAGCATGTTGATAACATGCAATTCTACACCTCCACAAACAACATCAGAAAATGTTTTTCTAATACTCTTTCCTTGACTACAACTGAAATATAAAAATGTACATGTTAAAAACCTAGGAAATATACCTTTTGTAAACCTAAGCCGTGTGTGCATTTCTGCTTGTAGCTCCCAGTGGGTCACGTACCTGGGTGGCAATGGTGCCAAAGGAGGTGATGGCCTGGCGCAGGGAACGAGTGTCAGCCTGGAAGCTCATCTCAGGGGTTTCCTCAGGAGTCAGGTTCAGAGAAGATAACCTGAACACAGAGACATTTTAGTAGTCCACCCAAAATTCACCCCACACATCTCGTCATCCTCTAACGCATTCCAAGCTTCAGGTTCTAACCTGGGACTAAGTCTAACTGACAACGAGAGGTATTATGGAAGCAAATGCAGAAAGGCTGAAATGATCGCTCAAGTCTTAAGCGGACTCCCAATCCACATTCGACCCAAGACAGAGGCCATTGTGCCGTCTCGTACTTCTCCATGCAGCTGGTGAGCTGGTTGGCCAGGTCGTTGCTGTTGAAGTTTTCCAGCTGATGGATGAGAATGTCAAACTGGCCTCGGAGCTGTGggcaaaagagagagggagagaaaaggagaaggtCAGACCTGGTGCCATTAACACGAAGGGGTGGTCACTGAAGTAAGAAACAAAAATTAACTTGATCTTCAGAAGTTTCTGAGCAGACACAGTGCAGTGCAGAGACTCCTGCAATGAGTCTGCAGACACCTGGGTTAATGCTCACCAAGTGAAGCTGATGTAACTGTGCCTGCAGAGCCTCTCCCTTTAGCTGCTGCACAAGGTCAATCTGCTCCAGCAGCCACACCTCACGGGAACGCATAGACTCCAGGTGTCTGCTGATACAGGTCTGAAGCTGGGACTTCACCTGTAAACACAAGAGAAATGAGcaaaacagtaaaaaaatatataataatctgCATACGAGAATCCGTACACACAAATACGAACACTGCTGTCAAGCCATTGCCCTGAGATCTGATACAGAACACTCAAGGGCTGAGTAGCTTCTTTAATCTCCTGCCGCTGACACTAAGCAAAGTCAGATGCACAGACAGGACAGCACACTGACCTATACACCCATCTGCAATCTGCTCCAAGCACAAGGGCAAAGAAGGGCAATAACATAAGGTTCTACCTATTCCTCTGCTGGTTAGTCAGAAAAAGGTTGAATGATTCTCTTAAGACGCAGTGAGAAGTGAGCTGCTGCAGTAGTGGATGCTCTGCTGTCGGTGTACTCTCAGACTGCAATGACCAGCCTCTCCCCCTGCTGCTgccttatatatattttttaaaaggtaGGTCTGGGGAACTCTATCCCATAGTCATGTTTCAATTATTGGTCTCTCCGGTTCCCCTTCTCACACTCATAACATGAACCACATACTAATCATTAACTGTGGCCACGACAGGAGGACAAAGACCCATtttaacaacacagctaacatatCAGGCCTTAGCCTGTCTGCCACAGTTATGACATACAATAAAGCCATGGCTCACTTTGTGGAATACTAATGATTACCGTGCCAAGGGTATCTGTCTTCCTGAGGCCCGGGGTGACTAACCATGGTGCTTGTCCTAAATCCTTGAAAACGACTTTGTTTAGAGCATAGAGCCCAATGTATGTCCTGACATAACCGGAGCACAAAGACTGACCCAGTGGGGGTTCCTCCTGAGCCACTAGAACTGTGTCATTCCTGGGTGGGGCCAAGGGTTGTAAGAGGGTCTTCTGACTCACCTCTCTGGAGTTATCCTTGAGCTGGACCTCAGCCCTCGTCACCCCGCCGATGGCCTCCTCCAGCTGACAGCGGGCCTGCACACACTGCCTGAGGGTGGCCTTCTCTCGCTCCTCCACAGTAAACATTCTGCAGAGGCACAGTTGTTACAGGGTTAGCCTTGGAGACATGGTATGTTACTTTGACAGAACAGCATTTCTTTGTGTTTTCTTTCCAGACTTAAATATTCCCTTTGTTCAGTGAACCACTGTCTGCTTTCGGGAATCAACTGTGAGCCGAATAGGGGGTTGCGCTTGAACAATCCCCAAAATAATTGGCTATGCACTAGTAAAAAGTGAGTGCTTCCCCTAATTTTTACATGGAATGGAAATATGTTACTGTCAGCACTGAGGTTAAATTTCTGTTCCCTTTTGCTGTGAAACCGCCACATCAACTCTcgctttcctgctctctctccgcTTTCACTTCTGCTTTACATCTCAACACAAACAGAGAGAATTTTGGGGAAAGTAAGTATCAGATTTAAGAAATTAAACAAGGTGCATACTACCATTACAGTAGACTAATTGTCACTGTGACCACCAACAGATTCATGATCAGGATCCAGGCTCCACGGGGAGATCCTACTATACTGAGTGCTGTATACTGTTAATCACTAGCATGTGTGGAGACTACCGAACATTTTTCATTTTAGCAAGGGCATTAAGTTGGAAGGCATGTTTAGGCTAGGCTATTAGTTCTGAATTGGTCTCATAGCTTCTTGTTGACTCAGCCCAACGCCAGCTTTGAGATATCTCACATAATATCCCTCACTCTGTCATTATTGAGCACACAAAACCGCATCCTAAAACGTTTGCTCAATCACTACCTGTCATAGACATGTGCTGGGTTTTTGACAGATTAGTTTAATTTAGGATATcggttcccaagtattcccacatcGTATCTTAATGTAAACAAGGCACGATGAAtgtattgttattttcaaatacaatctctttttggacataattataataatttgtacactaCAAATTGGACAACAATGTTCCAGCCCCCCAAACATGCATTCGCTTCGACAAAAATCGTCCCACCAGTGGATCAAGTTTCCTACCTCTGGCCTTGACTTTTAACGGCGAATATGGAGCATTTAACAAACAGTCCCTTGCAATGATCTCTTGCAACAAAGTAACGTTAACTGATACAAATGGAAGCTTTCGAGGTGTTTTTTGTTAGAGTAAAAGTAAGCCCTCACCAGGCATGGTTTTTACTATTTATTTGATCATTATAGGACAACACGTGTCAGTGTTTCTCATCTTAAAAGAGTACAGTCTTTGACAATTAACCGGTTGGTCAATACATTTATGCGGGTTTAAAAGGTCATGTAACGTTAACTCCGATTTTAAATGGAGGCGCTTGTCTCGACGAGGCTGGCCATGTGAGAACATAGCGTATTCTTGAAAAACAGCCGTACAACGTCAATCACGAACTCCTAAGGTTATAGCTACCTTGTGTTGCTGGGTCTCCAGTGATATCTCTCCGTTTAAATCCTTTGATGTAGCTCCCTTGTTGTTGGCGTTCACATGCCATTTATTTATCAAGCCACGAACCAAGGCTGGTTGCTACGTCATAGGTTGTTTCCGTCAGATAGTGCGCAGAGCAAACCCCTtttattatatttctatggagCAACACGCATCAGTTTCGCATTCAATGCGTACACCACCACTAGTAGGAAGAGAAGGGGCCCTCAAAAGGGGGTTAAAGACAGACAAGCGAATCCTTTTCAGCTTTTGTCACACACACAACCCAAAAAAATGCACAAGCCCAAGGCGCGAAGAACACACGAATGATTTTCCATGTTGGAAATACACTTCAAGTTACCAGTGCCAGCCACCACCAGAAATACGAAAAGTTAAACACTCACTATTTCATTTGATTGGAAAAATTGCACAAATATAACAGCTGCTTATTTCCCCCATAGTGATCACGATTCGGTGTTTTATAGTGAcacatcaaattttattggtcacatgcagatgttattgcgagtgtaagCGAAATCCTGATCCTGGGGGTCTCGAAGGggtacacatttttattttagccctagcactacacatATAATTCCACTAATCGACTCATTAAACATCTGATTGGTTGAATCTGGTGTTAGggcatcaaattgtatttgtcacatagcGTTACGTGTGTAGCAGATGATATTGCGGTTGTTGCGAAATGTTCACCCTCAGGACTAGGCGAAACACTTCCTGCGTGGAGGTAGGGATCCCAGATAACGCCGAACACGATCGATTATTACCAGCATGTTATCTATAGATACCTAGTATACTTAAACAAATGCAATCTCTTGGCTGTTTCATACAGCTTGCCCGCTCAATGAAGTCGAAAGACGTTAAGCTACTCGCTAGCATTATTGTAGCACTAACTTCACCTTAGCTAATTTGTGTGCGCAAAGGTCGTTAGCTAAAATAGCTAACAGAGTTAGACAGCTGCGGTTGTTTCAGACCTTAGTAGCTAAATGTTTACATGCCACCGGCAGCACCTACCTTTTCCCCTTGTACTGCACTTTTGACTTAAAAGACATCGATGTAACTAGCTCAGtggttttaaaaaatataatgAACCCCGGCAAAGTCAACTGCTCCTCTTTTCACCAGGAGAAACCCAATCAactatataaaccctggattgcaaATGTATTGGCTATAGTGGGgatttgaagccaccggtcggccatattggcacttcCAAATAGGAGCATCCTCCATAGGAATTAAtcgaattctacagtatttcaatgaaATGTTAAGGACAAAATTACAAATAAGtatgttgtagtggggacagtaacattacaaaaaaatacaaatataaatgATTTTGTTTAGCTAACAATATAATGTAAATGGAAGAATAAACGTGTCAAAaacgaatgtagacattaataaatgccgTTCTATTTgcttctaaaatgttttacaatGGAGGTGTGCCAAGATTCTGCCCGTTctaccagtcacattctgttaaaggtccccaaagcacacacatccctgggtcgctcgtcttttcagttcgctacagctagcgactggaacgggCTGCAAACTCTCAAACTGGAccgttttatctcaatctcttcattcaaagactcaatcatggacactcttactgacagttttgcgtgatgtattgtctctaccttcttaccctttgtgctgttgtctgtgcccaataatgtttgtaccatggtgtgttgtcatgtgttgctgccttgcaatgttgttgtcttaggtctctctttatgtagttttgtcctatatttatgtttttaaAATTTTGTCCCAGCCCCCTTCCCCGCAGAAGgtattttgccttttggtaggctgccattgtaaataagaatttgttcttaactggcttgcctagttaaataaataaaaaaatatgtctcCGCGGTGGATTCAATACAGCGTCCCCGTTAGTCATCCAGGGTTTATACATATCGTTGGTAAAACCAGACAGAAAGAGGCAAAGCGAGAGGATTTACTCCACCCACAATATTTTTGTATGTAGATCTAGGAGTTGTGCGTTCCCACAGACTATTAGACGCTGTATTGCTGCCTTTCTCAAATCGGAGTGcgaattattcataaatatttttTCAAATATTTTAATAGCTTCACACCTGTAGGTGCAGGCTGAATAGAGAAACAACAACCGCTTCCTTGCTAGTTCGCGCTGCCTGTCATTTGAGCCCAAAATTGTTAGAAGCGAAAATGTGGTCACAAACAACTCAGCCAGCTCACAGAGAATTGCCCTCAGCATACTGCCTGCAATATAAGAGGACATGCTTAAGTCTACCTCCCCA
Proteins encoded:
- the LOC110502354 gene encoding nuclear receptor coactivator 4 isoform X1; the protein is MTTHHGTNIIGHRQQHKGMFTVEEREKATLRQCVQARCQLEEAIGGVTRAEVQLKDNSREVKSQLQTCISRHLESMRSREVWLLEQIDLVQQLKGEALQAQLHQLHLLRGQFDILIHQLENFNSNDLANQLTSCMEKLSSLNLTPEETPEMSFQADTRSLRQAITSFGTIATQHVEGGPVLNISSQSSNASERQWLQQGCPIAAKKQRVESAPLGNRPETTAPVGYQSSKNLQDWLITRSDVQSSCPMVPFDFLKAWGQLNDLEMWLQKKTPVRERTSCSTSSSSTFSIEKIDESELDMALGEEVGHEEGEEERAKTDELSDWLITPATVAKETTSKSCQASEPDRWKHIFKPFQEGFSPSEWLLKSDCGSCCATHTKPVAIENLGKLLCLKTLSASAAITPTTTTPQTPNTPSSVEIWLQQAIPVQQSCKANESCSSYSQCVCDKNCGKEALCAWLLKKEGRDKNGVSVDKNNPSKQSILDYQEQEQKVQAILEAWLYPSEPRKTMGSTSPVMSSLSAWLSPPASQSEKASMEEHSSQFNGPKSGSPLSKPLQPECWVLPEKTQSSTAATPSQETTKEQHTTEPEEDKWLLRKRANAQERLAPSTVCDLFSCMKIGGDKEKWLHRVPIQM
- the LOC110502354 gene encoding nuclear receptor coactivator 4 isoform X2 translates to MSFKSKVQYKGKRMFTVEEREKATLRQCVQARCQLEEAIGGVTRAEVQLKDNSREVKSQLQTCISRHLESMRSREVWLLEQIDLVQQLKGEALQAQLHQLHLLRGQFDILIHQLENFNSNDLANQLTSCMEKLSSLNLTPEETPEMSFQADTRSLRQAITSFGTIATQHVEGGPVLNISSQSSNASERQWLQQGCPIAAKKQRVESAPLGNRPETTAPVGYQSSKNLQDWLITRSDVQSSCPMVPFDFLKAWGQLNDLEMWLQKKTPVRERTSCSTSSSSTFSIEKIDESELDMALGEEVGHEEGEEERAKTDELSDWLITPATVAKETTSKSCQASEPDRWKHIFKPFQEGFSPSEWLLKSDCGSCCATHTKPVAIENLGKLLCLKTLSASAAITPTTTTPQTPNTPSSVEIWLQQAIPVQQSCKANESCSSYSQCVCDKNCGKEALCAWLLKKEGRDKNGVSVDKNNPSKQSILDYQEQEQKVQAILEAWLYPSEPRKTMGSTSPVMSSLSAWLSPPASQSEKASMEEHSSQFNGPKSGSPLSKPLQPECWVLPEKTQSSTAATPSQETTKEQHTTEPEEDKWLLRKRANAQERLAPSTVCDLFSCMKIGGDKEKWLHRVPIQM
- the LOC110502354 gene encoding nuclear receptor coactivator 4 isoform X3, which gives rise to MFTVEEREKATLRQCVQARCQLEEAIGGVTRAEVQLKDNSREVKSQLQTCISRHLESMRSREVWLLEQIDLVQQLKGEALQAQLHQLHLLRGQFDILIHQLENFNSNDLANQLTSCMEKLSSLNLTPEETPEMSFQADTRSLRQAITSFGTIATQHVEGGPVLNISSQSSNASERQWLQQGCPIAAKKQRVESAPLGNRPETTAPVGYQSSKNLQDWLITRSDVQSSCPMVPFDFLKAWGQLNDLEMWLQKKTPVRERTSCSTSSSSTFSIEKIDESELDMALGEEVGHEEGEEERAKTDELSDWLITPATVAKETTSKSCQASEPDRWKHIFKPFQEGFSPSEWLLKSDCGSCCATHTKPVAIENLGKLLCLKTLSASAAITPTTTTPQTPNTPSSVEIWLQQAIPVQQSCKANESCSSYSQCVCDKNCGKEALCAWLLKKEGRDKNGVSVDKNNPSKQSILDYQEQEQKVQAILEAWLYPSEPRKTMGSTSPVMSSLSAWLSPPASQSEKASMEEHSSQFNGPKSGSPLSKPLQPECWVLPEKTQSSTAATPSQETTKEQHTTEPEEDKWLLRKRANAQERLAPSTVCDLFSCMKIGGDKEKWLHRVPIQM